The genomic window TATACCCACTGGAGTATGTTTTGATGTATGTGCCGATGTTGGCGCCTCTGGTTGGTCGGATCAATCAGCGCTGGGAGCGGCCATGAATAGCAAGGCCAGCAATTATGATGTAGAGAGCAGAGTGACCGATCAGCACCATCAGTCACTTAAACTGTGGTTGCGTATGCTCTCTTGTAGCACCATGATAGAGACTGAGGTCAGAACCCGGCTGCGCAATGAGTTTGAGATTACCTTGCCGCGTTTTGATTTGATGGCGCAATTAGAGCGTCACCCACAAGGCTTGCGCATGGGCGAGTTGTCGCAGCGCTTGATGGTCACGGGCGGTAATATCACCGGCATCACCG from Undibacterium parvum includes these protein-coding regions:
- a CDS encoding MarR family winged helix-turn-helix transcriptional regulator, whose product is MNSKASNYDVESRVTDQHHQSLKLWLRMLSCSTMIETEVRTRLRNEFEITLPRFDLMAQLERHPQGLRMGELSQRLMVTGGNITGITDQLEQEKLVVRVADSKDRRAYSVKLTALGHASFQRMAAVHEAWIADMFGGLSSEQKSSLFEILAQMKVHLNKRI